A region of the Amycolatopsis sp. cg13 genome:
GGTTGCTCTGAGTAGCACTAGGGCCGAAGGTCACCTGTCACCCGGATGGAGTATCACCTGGTGGCGGTAAGTAGCTCACCGAACCGGCAAGATAAGAGTTGCCAGATTACGTACGGTGAATATTCGCTGCGGACTGCGCGGCTTGGCGGTCCTCCGTCAGGATGGCACGCCTCCTGCGGGCGCGAAGTTCCAGGGTCGCGAAAGCCAGCGCGACCAGCGTGAGCCCGGCGGCGCAGCACATCGCCGCGGTGAGCGCGGTCTGGTGCCCGGCCGCCGGGACCACCGATTCGAACACCGACGCCAGCACGGCTGTGCCGATCGCGGTGCCGATCCGCTGGCCGGTCTGCAGCGCTCCCCCGGCGACGCCGGCCAGGCGGTTCGGGACGCATTCGAGGGTGAGCGTCGTGTTCGGCGAGATCACCATTCCGCCGCCGATCCCGCCGATCAGCAGCGGACCGGCGACCGCGAAGCCCGCAGCAGATGGCGGTACCCACTGCACGACCAAGGCCACGGACAGCAGCGAAAGCGCGACGATGCTCAAGCCGGTGACGGTCAGCCTCCGGCCGAACCGGGTCACGAGCCGTCCGGCGACGGCTGCTGTCACGGCAGAGCTCAAAGCGAACGGAGTGACTGCCAGGCCTGACTGCAGCGGCGTGTATCCGAGCCCTTGTTGGAAGAAGAGCGCGAACACCAGCCAGATCCCGGCGAACCCGCAGAAGTACAGCGCTCCGACCGCAGCGCCGCTGGCGTAGCCCGGGGTGCCGGTGAAGAGCCGGATGTCCAGCAGCGGCGGCCGGTTCTTTCGCGTAACGCGCCGTTCCCACCACACGAACGCCACGCCGAAGACGATCGCCACCCCGAACAGCCACCAGAACCGGCCGAGCCCGCCCCGTTCGGATTGCACGAGCGGAAGCAGCACGCCGAGCACCGCGACGGCCAGCAGCACGATCCCGACATAGTCGATTTCCGTGCGCCACCGGAGTTTCCGCCGGTCCGCGTGCGGCAGCAGTTTCATCGCGAGCCCGAACGCGACGACGCCGATCGGCACGTTCACGTAGAACACCCACCGCCAGCCGTCCGGGTCGCCGAACAGCGCGAGGATCACGCCGCCGAGCACCGGCCCGACCGCGGTGGAGATGCCGACGACCGCGCCGAACATGCCGAACGCCCGGCCGCGTTCGGCGCCGCGGAACAGATCCTGGATCAGGCCGCTGTTCTGCGGCGTCAGCATGCCCGCGGCACAGCCCTGGGCGAGCCGGGCGGCGACGAGCGTCGCCGGGTCGGAGGCCGCTCCGGCGAGCGCGCTTGTCGCGACGAACGCGGCCAGCGCGATCAGGAACATCCGGCGGCGGCCCAGCGCGTCGCCGAGCCGGCCGCCGGTGACCAGGACCAGGCCGAAGGTGAGGGCATAGCCCGAGACCACCCACTGGATGGTGCCCGCGCCGGTGTGCAGGTCGCGCTGGATCGAGGGCAGAGCCGTGTTGACGATGCTGACGTCCAGCAACGTCATGAACCCGGCGGCGAGGGTGACCGCGAGCGCCCGCCAGCGGCGGGGATCCGGCTCCGCCCCGGTCATCATGTGTTGGCGGTGATCCCAGGGATGCCCTTGAGCTCACCGATGAGCATCGAACTGACCTTCACCGGGTAATCGTAAAGCGCGAAGACCGTCTGGTTCTTGCCGACGAGCTTGAGGTGCACCGGCGTATCGCCCTTGTGCGCCAGCAGCGTCGACTTCAGTTCGCTGACCACCGCCTGGTCGATCTTCTCCGCGGCGGCCAGCAGCACCAGCGGCGGTTCCTCGTCGCCGTTGCCGATCTCGGACAGGTCCAGCGGCACGAGCCCGCCGCCGAACACCGACATCTTGTCCTCGCGCCAGTTGACCCGGCCCTTCACCAGCACCGCGTTGTCCTCGACCAGATCCGCGGCGAACATCGAGTACGCCTTGGCGAAGAACAGCACCTCGAGCGCGGCGTCCATGTCCTCGACGGTGCAGATCGCCCAGGGCTCGCCCTTCTTGTTGACCCGGCGTTCGAGCGAGGTGAGCAGGCCGGAGATGACGACCTCGCCCTCCTTCGGCGGGTCGGCGAGCAGCGCGGCGATCGGCTTCGGGGCGTGTTTGCGGAGGATGCGCTCCGCCCCGTCGAGCGGGTGCGCCGAAACGTACAGGCCTAGCATTTCGCGCTCGTAGGCGAGGAGCTGCTTGCGCGGGTACTCCTCTTCGCCGAACTTGAGGTGCGCGAGCGGCGAGGAGGACGGAGCAGCCTCGGCCGCGTCGCCGTCGTCGGCTCCGAACGAGCCGAACAGGTCGAATTGGCCCATCGCTTCCTGGCGCTTGAGCGGGACGACGGCTTCCACCGCGTCCTCGTGCACCTGGATCATCGACAGCCGCGTGTGACCCATCGAATCGAACGCGCCCGCCTTGATCAGCGACTCGATCACCCGCTTGTTGCAGGCCACCAGCTCCGACTTGTCCAGGAACTCGGTGAACGAGGAGTACTTGCCCTTCTCCTCGCGCGTCTTGATGATCGACTCCACCACGTTCGCGCCCACGTTGCGCACCGCGCCCAGACCGAAGCGGATGTCGTTCCCGACGGCCGCGAACCGCAACGCCGACTCGTTCACGTCCGGCGGCAATACCTTGATCCCCAGCCGTCGGCACTCCGACAGATAGATCGCCGACTTGTCCTTGTTGTCACCCACCGACGTCAGCAGCGCGGCCATGTACTCCGCGGTGTAGTTCGCCTTGAGGTACGCGGTCCAGTACGCGATCAGGCCGTACGCGGCGGCGTGCGACTTGTTGAACGCGTACCCGGCGAACGGGAGAATCGTGTCCCACAGCGCCTTGACCGCTTCCGGCGAGAAGCCGCCCTCGACGAGCGGGCTGGACCGCATGCCCTCTTCGAAGCCCTCGTACTCCTTTTCGAGGACTTCCTTCTTCTTCTTGCCCATCGCGCGGCGGAGCGTGTCCGCTCGGCCCATCGTGTAGCCCGCGACCTTCTGGGCGATCTGCATGATCTGCTCTTGGTAGACGATCAGGCCGTAGGTCTCGGACAGGATCTCCCGCAGCGGTTCCTCCAGCTGCGGGTGGATGGGCTTGATCTGCTGCCGGTTGTTCTTGCGGTCGGCGTAGTCGTTGTGCGCGTTCATGCCCATCGGGCCGGGGCGGTACAGCGCGAGCACCGCGATGATGTCCTCGAACCCGGTCGGCAGCATGCGCCGCAGCAGGTCGCGCATCGCGCCGCCGTCGAGCTGGAACACGCCGAGCGTGTCGCCGCGGCCGAGGAGCTTGTACGACTCGGGATCGTCGAAGCCGAGCCGGTCGAGGTCGATCTCCTCGCCGCGGTTGACCTTGATGTTCTCCAGGGCGTCGCCGATGACGGTGAGGTTGCGCAGGCCCAGGAAGTCCATCTTCAGCAGGCCGATGGCCTCGCACGACGGATAGTCCCAGCCGGTGATGATGGAGCCGTCGTCGCGCTGCCACACCGGGATCGCGTCGGTGAGCGGTTCGCTCGACATGATCACCGCGCAGGCGTGCACGCCCGCGTTGCGGATCAGGCCTTCGAGGCCGCGGGCGGTGTCGAAGATCGTCTTGCACTCTTCGTCGGTCTCGACCAGCGTGCGGACCTCGGCGGCCTCGGCGTAGCGCTCGTGCTTCGAGTCGACGATGCCCGACAGCGGGATGTCCTT
Encoded here:
- the dnaE gene encoding DNA polymerase III subunit alpha, translated to MSNDSFVHLHVHTEYSMLDGAAKIGPLFSEAARLGMPAVGMTDHGNMYGGDEFFQTSKKHGIKPIIGIEAYVAPESRFHKKPVFWGQSNQRGADELGEGGDVSGAGAYTHMTMLAGNATGLRNLFKLSSLASIQGYYRKPRMDRELISENAAGIIATTGCPSGEVQTRLRLGQREAAIQAASDYKDIFGAGNFFLELMDHGLPIERSVREGLLEIGKLLDLPPLATNDSHYVTKDQADTHSALLCVQAGKTLNDPTRFKFDGDGYFLKSADEMREYWDKEVPGAADNTLLIAERVESYEDVYTHKDRMPVFDVPEGHTDASWLRHQVAEGLKWRFPEGIPDGYEERCDYELGVIEGKGFPSYFLITADLIQHAREVGILVGPGRGSAAGALVAYALGITNLDPIPQKLLFERFLNPERMSMPDIDIDFDDRRRGEMIRYATDKYGADRVAQVITFGTIKTKAAIKDSARVHYGQPGYSIADRISKALPPPIMAKDIPLSGIVDSKHERYAEAAEVRTLVETDEECKTIFDTARGLEGLIRNAGVHACAVIMSSEPLTDAIPVWQRDDGSIITGWDYPSCEAIGLLKMDFLGLRNLTVIGDALENIKVNRGEEIDLDRLGFDDPESYKLLGRGDTLGVFQLDGGAMRDLLRRMLPTGFEDIIAVLALYRPGPMGMNAHNDYADRKNNRQQIKPIHPQLEEPLREILSETYGLIVYQEQIMQIAQKVAGYTMGRADTLRRAMGKKKKEVLEKEYEGFEEGMRSSPLVEGGFSPEAVKALWDTILPFAGYAFNKSHAAAYGLIAYWTAYLKANYTAEYMAALLTSVGDNKDKSAIYLSECRRLGIKVLPPDVNESALRFAAVGNDIRFGLGAVRNVGANVVESIIKTREEKGKYSSFTEFLDKSELVACNKRVIESLIKAGAFDSMGHTRLSMIQVHEDAVEAVVPLKRQEAMGQFDLFGSFGADDGDAAEAAPSSSPLAHLKFGEEEYPRKQLLAYEREMLGLYVSAHPLDGAERILRKHAPKPIAALLADPPKEGEVVISGLLTSLERRVNKKGEPWAICTVEDMDAALEVLFFAKAYSMFAADLVEDNAVLVKGRVNWREDKMSVFGGGLVPLDLSEIGNGDEEPPLVLLAAAEKIDQAVVSELKSTLLAHKGDTPVHLKLVGKNQTVFALYDYPVKVSSMLIGELKGIPGITANT
- a CDS encoding MFS transporter translates to MTGAEPDPRRWRALAVTLAAGFMTLLDVSIVNTALPSIQRDLHTGAGTIQWVVSGYALTFGLVLVTGGRLGDALGRRRMFLIALAAFVATSALAGAASDPATLVAARLAQGCAAGMLTPQNSGLIQDLFRGAERGRAFGMFGAVVGISTAVGPVLGGVILALFGDPDGWRWVFYVNVPIGVVAFGLAMKLLPHADRRKLRWRTEIDYVGIVLLAVAVLGVLLPLVQSERGGLGRFWWLFGVAIVFGVAFVWWERRVTRKNRPPLLDIRLFTGTPGYASGAAVGALYFCGFAGIWLVFALFFQQGLGYTPLQSGLAVTPFALSSAVTAAVAGRLVTRFGRRLTVTGLSIVALSLLSVALVVQWVPPSAAGFAVAGPLLIGGIGGGMVISPNTTLTLECVPNRLAGVAGGALQTGQRIGTAIGTAVLASVFESVVPAAGHQTALTAAMCCAAGLTLVALAFATLELRARRRRAILTEDRQAAQSAANIHRT